Proteins from one Muntiacus reevesi chromosome X, mMunRee1.1, whole genome shotgun sequence genomic window:
- the LOC136154367 gene encoding melanoma-associated antigen B4-like, with protein sequence MPRKHKNKSHAHGKRHQVQGEAQEPQASAAAAPGEDRPSSPSSVPQGSPPSSPASGDPQELQGAMAPSCPDAGPSCAGSDEGAQGPEEESEDAAQSALVVRSFRRDPLNRKASMLVEFLLEKYNKKEPIMQNALKKVISSKYKEHFPEILRRASERVELVFGLELKEVDCSRNIYALINKFSLGAEEGSRGERGMPKSGLLMALLGIIFMKGNRATEEEVWDFLSVLGIYDGRNHSIFGEPRKLITKDLVEKGYLIYRRVSRRDPPSYEFLWGPRAYAETSKMKVLEVLAKIQDTVPSSFPDLFHEALRDQVQRAGLRGAAIPPPMAKASAPSRAKSCSSSHI encoded by the coding sequence ATGCCTCGGAAGCACAAAAACAAGTCTCATGCCCACGGGAAACGCCACCAGGTCCAGGGGGAAGCTCAGGAGCCCCAGGCCAGTGCTGCTGCAGCCCCAGGAGAGGAtcgcccctcctccccctcttctgtccctcagggttctcccccaagctcccctgcTTCTGGCGATCCCCAGGAGCTTCAGGGAGCCATGGCCCCTAGCTGTCCTGATGCAGGGCCTTCCTGCGCAGGATCTGATGAAGGTGCCCAGGGCccagaggaggaaagtgaagaTGCCGCCCAGTCAGCCCTGGTCGTTCGGAGCTTTCGCAGAGATCCTCTGAACAGGAAGGCCAGCATGCTGGTGGAGTTCCTGCTGGAGAAGTACAACAAGAAGGAGCCCATCATGCAGAACGCCCTGAAGAAGGTCATCAGCAGCAAGTACAAGGAGCACTTCCCTGAGATCCTGAGGAGAGCCTCAGAGCGCGTGGAGCTGGTGTTTGGCCTGGAGCTGAAGGAAGTCGACTGCAGCAGGAACATCTACGCCCTCATCAACAAGTTCAGTCTCGGGGCTGAGGAAGGTTCACGTGGTGAGCGGGGGATGCCCAAGTCTGGTCTCCTCATGGCGCTCCTGGGCATCATCTTTATGAAGGGTAACCGTGCCACCGAGGAGGAGGTCTGGGATTTCCTCAGTGTCTTGGGGATCTATGATGGGAGGAACCACTCCATCTTTGGGGAGCCCAGAAAGCTCATCACCAAAGATCTAGTGGAGAAGGGGTACCTAATCTACCGCCGGGTGTCCAGACGTGATCCTCCGAGCTACGAGTTCCTGTGGGGCCCGAGAGCTTATGCTGAGACCAGTAAGATGAAGGTGTTGGAAGTTCTGGCCAAGATCCAGGATACGGTCCCGAGTTCCTTCCCAGACCTCTTTCACGAGGCTCTGAGAGATCaggtgcagagggcagggctgAGAGGCGCTGCCATTCCTCCCCCTATGGCTAAGGCCAGTGCCCCTTCCAGGGCCAAGTCCTGCAGCTCCTCCCACATctag